One Thermoanaerobacter pseudethanolicus ATCC 33223 DNA window includes the following coding sequences:
- a CDS encoding THUMP domain-containing class I SAM-dependent RNA methyltransferase — MSKIEFIASTLFGVEAITAREVKELGYKDVTVENGKVTFVGDEMALCRSNLWIRTAERIYVKIGEFTATTFEELFEGTKALHWEDWIPEDGRFPVEGYSIKSKLFSVSDCQAIVKKAVVERLKKKYKKEWFEENGATYKIKFSLMKDKVTLMIDTSGDGLHKRGYRVISNEAPLRETLAAAMIMLSFWKPDRPLIDPFCGSGTIPIEAAMIGINLAPGLKRQFVSEKWWRISNKLWKEAREEAVGAIKKDITLNIKGYDIDENAIKLSKDNARKAGVEKYITFENISLKDLKTDDKYGVIICNPPYGERMGKLKEVEKLYKEMGKVFKKLDTWSFYILTSHEKFEKLFGREASKKRKLYNGMLKAYYYQYYGPKPEN, encoded by the coding sequence ATGTCAAAAATAGAATTTATAGCATCTACTCTTTTTGGTGTTGAAGCAATAACTGCAAGAGAGGTAAAAGAGTTAGGGTATAAAGATGTCACTGTAGAGAATGGAAAAGTCACTTTTGTAGGCGATGAGATGGCTTTATGCCGTTCTAATCTTTGGATTAGAACGGCAGAGAGAATATACGTAAAAATAGGGGAATTTACTGCCACAACTTTTGAAGAACTTTTTGAAGGTACAAAGGCTCTTCACTGGGAAGATTGGATACCTGAAGATGGCAGGTTTCCTGTGGAGGGTTATTCAATAAAATCCAAGCTTTTCAGCGTGTCTGACTGTCAGGCAATAGTTAAAAAAGCTGTTGTGGAAAGGCTTAAGAAGAAATACAAAAAAGAATGGTTTGAAGAAAACGGCGCAACTTATAAAATAAAATTTTCATTAATGAAAGACAAGGTAACACTTATGATTGACACGAGTGGTGACGGTTTACACAAAAGAGGCTATAGAGTCATATCCAATGAAGCACCTTTGAGAGAAACTTTGGCTGCCGCTATGATAATGCTGAGCTTTTGGAAACCAGATAGACCTTTGATAGATCCTTTTTGTGGCTCTGGAACGATTCCAATTGAAGCAGCTATGATTGGAATAAATCTCGCACCAGGTTTAAAACGACAATTTGTTTCCGAAAAATGGTGGAGAATATCAAATAAATTATGGAAAGAAGCAAGAGAAGAAGCAGTTGGTGCTATTAAAAAAGATATAACTTTAAACATAAAAGGATATGACATTGACGAAAACGCCATCAAATTGTCAAAAGACAATGCGCGTAAAGCTGGTGTAGAGAAATACATAACTTTTGAAAATATCTCATTAAAAGATTTAAAAACAGATGATAAATATGGTGTTATAATATGCAATCCTCCTTATGGTGAAAGGATGGGGAAATTAAAGGAAGTAGAAAAACTTTATAAAGAGATGGGAAAAGTTTTTAAAAAGCTTGACACATGGTCTTTTTATATACTTACTTCCCATGAAAAATTTGAGAAACTCTTTGGAAGAGAGGCTTCTAAAAAAAGAAAGCTTTACAATGGCATGTTAAAAGCTTACTATTATCAGTATTATGGACCAAAACCAGAAAACTAA
- a CDS encoding Uma2 family endonuclease produces the protein MPLPEKNKKYTYADYLTWSEEERWEIINGVPYLQAAPTWQHQAVLLDLARQFANYLQDKSCRVFTAPFDLRIPEANEKDEETINVVQPDIIIICDNSRLKKTGYYGVPELIIEVVSPSTGQKDKIEKFNLYEKAGVKEYWIVEPDEKVVMVFTLEEGRYGRPQMYSEEDKVKVSIFDDLVIDLKPVFERI, from the coding sequence ATGCCATTGCCCGAAAAAAATAAAAAATATACTTATGCCGACTATTTAACCTGGTCTGAAGAAGAAAGATGGGAAATTATTAATGGTGTTCCCTATCTACAAGCAGCTCCAACATGGCAACATCAAGCAGTATTGTTAGATCTAGCAAGGCAATTTGCAAACTATCTGCAGGATAAATCTTGCAGAGTATTTACTGCTCCTTTCGATTTGCGAATACCAGAAGCAAATGAAAAAGATGAAGAAACTATCAATGTAGTACAGCCTGATATAATCATTATATGTGATAATTCAAGACTTAAAAAGACAGGTTATTATGGAGTTCCAGAATTGATTATAGAAGTAGTTTCTCCTTCAACTGGTCAAAAAGATAAAATAGAAAAGTTTAATTTATACGAAAAAGCAGGGGTAAAAGAATATTGGATTGTAGAACCTGATGAAAAGGTGGTTATGGTATTCACACTTGAAGAAGGACGTTATGGAAGACCCCAAATGTATTCTGAAGAGGATAAAGTAAAAGTTAGTATATTTGATGACCTTGTAATTGATTTAAAGCCTGTATTTGAGAGAATTTAA
- a CDS encoding TPM domain-containing protein, with the protein MKKGIFLIAIAFLLLFNSIAFSAPDVPSKPIQFKYVYDYAGLMSQNDIEEIEKVGKALDDATKAQIIVVTVDSIGDYPIEEYSLSLFRKWGIGDKEKNNGVLLLVVKDRLLKGQAGKVRIDVGYGLEGAIPDSVAGRILDDFVLTSWAKGEYSKGIYAGYMAIASRVAKEYNIDLQGLDASKYSVNTSSNDSGISWEDIAVVIILILIFIIFGRGGRNIRRDWWGPGSFGSGGFGGFRGGGFGGGGFGGGGGFGGGSAGGGGASR; encoded by the coding sequence ATGAAAAAGGGAATTTTTTTAATTGCAATTGCCTTTTTATTATTATTTAATTCCATAGCTTTTTCTGCACCTGATGTTCCATCTAAACCTATTCAGTTTAAATATGTATATGATTATGCGGGGCTTATGTCTCAAAATGATATAGAAGAGATCGAAAAAGTAGGGAAAGCTTTAGATGATGCCACAAAGGCACAAATAATAGTTGTTACAGTTGACAGCATTGGAGATTACCCAATTGAGGAATATTCTCTTAGCCTTTTTAGAAAATGGGGAATAGGAGACAAGGAGAAAAACAACGGTGTTCTCCTTTTAGTGGTAAAAGACAGACTTTTAAAAGGTCAGGCTGGAAAAGTGAGAATTGATGTAGGTTATGGCTTGGAAGGGGCAATACCGGATTCTGTTGCAGGAAGGATTTTAGACGATTTTGTTTTAACTTCTTGGGCAAAAGGCGAGTACTCTAAAGGCATATACGCCGGTTATATGGCTATAGCCTCAAGGGTTGCAAAAGAGTACAATATAGACCTTCAGGGATTGGATGCTTCCAAATACAGTGTCAATACAAGTAGCAATGATAGTGGTATATCATGGGAAGATATTGCTGTAGTGATTATACTTATTTTAATATTTATTATCTTTGGAAGAGGAGGAAGAAATATAAGAAGGGACTGGTGGGGTCCAGGAAGCTTTGGCTCAGGAGGATTTGGAGGCTTTAGAGGTGGTGGCTTTGGCGGCGGAGGTTTTGGCGGCGGGGGAGGCTTCGGCGGAGGTTCTGCCGGAGGCGGAGGAGCCAGCCGCTGA
- the sufU gene encoding Fe-S cluster assembly sulfur transfer protein SufU codes for MSDLNQLYSEVIMEHYENSPHEKELKDATHKERGYNPLCGDNITLYLKMNGDIIEDASFTGHGCAISQASTSMMIDLIKGKDKKEALRLVQQFIDMMHKKDVNLDELGDAQVLQGVSDFPARVKCALLAWKTLQEIL; via the coding sequence ATGAGCGATTTGAATCAGCTTTATTCTGAGGTTATAATGGAACATTACGAAAACTCTCCCCATGAAAAAGAACTTAAAGATGCTACCCACAAAGAAAGAGGTTACAATCCTCTTTGCGGCGACAATATTACTCTTTATTTAAAAATGAATGGTGACATTATAGAAGATGCTTCTTTCACGGGCCATGGGTGTGCCATAAGCCAAGCCTCAACCTCTATGATGATAGACCTTATAAAAGGGAAAGACAAAAAAGAAGCTTTAAGGCTTGTGCAACAATTTATAGACATGATGCACAAAAAAGATGTAAATCTTGATGAATTAGGTGATGCTCAAGTACTGCAGGGAGTATCTGACTTTCCTGCCCGCGTAAAATGTGCTTTACTTGCGTGGAAAACGCTTCAGGAAATTTTGTAA
- a CDS encoding cysteine desulfurase — MKYVDVEKIKKDFPILNVKPHGKKLIYLDNAATTQKPIEVIKAMDKYYEELNANVYRSPHYLSALSTQAYEEARERVKKFINAKREESIVFTRNTTESINFIAYSWGMKHINEGDEILLTIAEHHSNILPWQMVAEAKKAGLKYVHLDENFRLSMKDFKEKMSDKVKLVAVQHMSNVLGIINPVEEITHIAHKYGAKVLIDGAQSVPHMPIDVQRIGCDFFAFSGHKMLGPMGIGVLYIKEDLLSDVPPFLRGGEMIDEVFEDRATFAPPPLKFEAGTPNVKGACVLVSAIDYIEKIGLSNIHNHEGELLEYGLQKMKELDFVKLYGPNDAKERGGLISFNVEGVHPHDVATILDEEGIAVRSGHHCCLPLMRYLGVPATVRASFYLYNDFEDIDALVEGLKKVRKWFK, encoded by the coding sequence GTGAAATATGTTGATGTAGAAAAGATTAAAAAAGACTTTCCTATATTGAATGTTAAACCTCATGGTAAAAAGCTTATTTACCTTGACAATGCTGCCACAACTCAAAAGCCAATTGAAGTCATAAAAGCTATGGATAAATATTATGAAGAATTAAACGCCAATGTATACAGAAGCCCACACTATTTAAGCGCTCTTTCCACACAGGCTTATGAAGAGGCAAGAGAAAGAGTAAAAAAATTTATTAACGCAAAAAGAGAAGAGTCTATAGTTTTCACAAGAAATACAACAGAGTCTATAAACTTTATAGCCTACAGTTGGGGGATGAAGCATATAAACGAAGGAGACGAAATACTACTTACCATAGCTGAACACCACAGTAATATACTTCCATGGCAAATGGTAGCGGAAGCTAAAAAGGCGGGACTCAAATATGTCCACCTTGATGAGAATTTTAGGCTTTCTATGAAAGACTTTAAAGAAAAAATGTCTGACAAAGTAAAATTAGTTGCTGTGCAGCATATGTCAAATGTTTTGGGCATAATAAATCCTGTGGAGGAGATTACACATATTGCCCACAAATACGGCGCAAAAGTGTTAATAGATGGAGCACAAAGTGTACCTCATATGCCGATTGATGTACAAAGAATAGGCTGTGACTTTTTTGCTTTTTCTGGTCACAAGATGCTCGGACCTATGGGAATCGGTGTACTTTATATAAAAGAGGACTTGCTTTCTGATGTGCCTCCTTTTTTAAGAGGTGGAGAGATGATAGACGAAGTCTTTGAAGACCGTGCAACTTTTGCTCCCCCACCTCTTAAATTTGAAGCAGGTACTCCCAACGTAAAAGGGGCTTGTGTGCTTGTTTCTGCAATAGATTATATAGAAAAAATTGGGCTTTCCAATATTCATAATCACGAAGGCGAGCTTTTGGAGTATGGCCTTCAGAAAATGAAAGAATTAGACTTTGTAAAATTGTATGGCCCCAACGATGCGAAGGAAAGGGGAGGCTTAATTTCCTTCAATGTAGAAGGTGTCCATCCTCACGACGTTGCTACAATACTAGACGAAGAAGGAATTGCTGTAAGAAGTGGGCACCACTGTTGTCTGCCTTTAATGAGATACTTAGGCGTTCCTGCAACTGTAAGAGCAAGCTTTTATCTCTATAACGATTTTGAGGATATTGATGCCCTTGTGGAAGGACTAAAAAAAGTCAGGAAGTGGTTCAAATGA
- a CDS encoding DUF2250 domain-containing protein → MPLNNDQDEFLDLTILTYLKKLGPEYAKLLARRLGLSLEESRKRLQSLEERGLIKRVERRIVKYYHRRRKSVKHRNHTYYELTREGELFLRQARKEIDINFDIEYPNR, encoded by the coding sequence ATGCCACTCAACAATGACCAAGATGAATTTCTTGATTTAACAATCCTCACCTACCTCAAAAAGCTTGGGCCGGAATATGCGAAACTTTTGGCGAGGCGCCTAGGTTTATCATTAGAAGAAAGCAGAAAGCGACTTCAAAGTTTGGAGGAGAGAGGACTAATCAAGCGAGTGGAAAGAAGAATAGTTAAATATTACCATCGACGACGAAAAAGTGTTAAGCATCGCAATCACACATATTATGAGCTCACTAGGGAAGGGGAACTTTTTCTAAGACAGGCGAGGAAGGAAATTGATATTAATTTTGACATCGAATACCCTAACAGATAA
- the asrC gene encoding sulfite reductase subunit C, translating into MSYDIDVKKVRRNCYRQSKVRGEFMLQIRVPGGVIDAKYLSFFQHIAETWGNGEFHLGVRQTISIPGIKYEYIDEVNKYIRPYIEEIEVNLCGVDMAVDDNGYPTIGARNIMACIGNRHCIYANIDTTDLARKIEKIIFPSDYHIKLNISGCPNDCAKAHVSDIGIIGITKPEYDYERCIGCKKCVEACAHHATRVLSVEKGKIVKDTCCCVGCGECVLVCPTGAWTRNPKKFYRVLIGGRTGKQTPRMGKIFLNWVTEDVVLGVLKNWETFSAYVMNNKPEYIHGGHLIDRVGYNKFKEMILKDVKLNPEAMVAERVLWTETEYRSNFNVKPVTQR; encoded by the coding sequence ATGAGTTACGATATAGATGTAAAAAAGGTTCGAAGAAATTGTTATCGTCAGTCAAAAGTGCGGGGGGAGTTCATGCTCCAGATACGCGTTCCCGGCGGTGTTATAGATGCTAAATATCTGTCATTTTTTCAGCATATTGCGGAAACTTGGGGAAACGGAGAATTTCACCTGGGAGTCAGACAGACAATTTCAATACCAGGGATCAAATATGAATATATAGATGAGGTTAACAAATATATAAGACCATATATCGAAGAAATTGAAGTAAATTTATGCGGCGTTGATATGGCAGTTGATGACAACGGGTATCCGACCATAGGAGCTCGTAATATAATGGCTTGCATAGGTAATCGTCATTGCATATATGCTAACATTGATACAACCGACCTGGCCAGAAAAATAGAAAAGATTATATTCCCCAGCGATTATCATATAAAATTAAATATATCAGGATGTCCTAACGACTGTGCTAAAGCTCACGTTAGTGATATCGGTATAATTGGTATTACAAAGCCGGAATACGATTATGAGCGCTGTATAGGGTGTAAAAAGTGTGTAGAAGCGTGTGCTCATCATGCAACGCGTGTTTTATCTGTAGAAAAAGGAAAAATCGTGAAAGATACCTGCTGCTGCGTCGGCTGTGGCGAATGCGTCCTAGTGTGTCCAACTGGTGCTTGGACCAGGAACCCTAAAAAATTCTACAGAGTATTGATCGGCGGCAGAACAGGAAAGCAAACACCTCGTATGGGAAAAATCTTTTTAAATTGGGTTACAGAAGATGTGGTTTTAGGTGTACTTAAAAACTGGGAGACATTTTCTGCTTATGTTATGAACAACAAACCTGAATACATCCATGGTGGACACCTTATTGACAGAGTGGGATATAACAAATTTAAAGAAATGATATTAAAAGATGTTAAACTAAACCCAGAAGCTATGGTGGCTGAAAGGGTATTATGGACAGAAACCGAATACAGGTCTAATTTTAATGTAAAACCCGTAACCCAACGTTAA
- the asrB gene encoding anaerobic sulfite reductase subunit AsrB, which produces MSENIMLPVPHKIIDIIHETENEYTFRIETNAKVKHGQFFQVSLPKIGEGPISVSSMGDNWVELTIRKVGKLTNEIFNLKPGDKIFMRGPYGNSFPVDDFKGKDLVVIAGGTGVSPVRSLLKYFYEHPDEIHSLYFIAGFKDEKSILFKEDLNNFRSRFNTIYTLDKDKIEGFEVGLVTEHIKKIPFDSFENYNVVIVGPPVMMHFAALECLKNGVAEDKIWLSFERKMSCGVGKCGHCKINETYVCLEGPVFNYTKAKNLLD; this is translated from the coding sequence ATGAGTGAAAATATAATGCTTCCAGTTCCCCATAAAATAATCGATATTATACACGAAACAGAAAATGAATATACTTTCAGAATAGAAACCAATGCAAAGGTAAAACATGGACAATTCTTTCAGGTGTCTTTACCTAAAATCGGAGAAGGCCCTATATCGGTAAGTTCGATGGGAGATAATTGGGTAGAACTCACCATACGGAAGGTAGGAAAACTTACCAATGAAATATTTAATTTAAAACCCGGTGATAAGATATTTATGCGAGGCCCTTATGGTAATTCATTCCCTGTAGATGATTTTAAGGGTAAGGATCTAGTTGTCATTGCCGGTGGAACTGGGGTTTCTCCTGTTAGAAGCCTTTTAAAGTATTTTTATGAACATCCAGATGAAATACACTCTCTGTATTTCATTGCGGGATTTAAGGACGAAAAGAGTATACTGTTCAAAGAGGATTTAAATAATTTTAGAAGCAGGTTTAACACAATTTATACTCTTGATAAAGATAAGATAGAAGGCTTTGAGGTTGGCCTTGTTACAGAACACATTAAGAAAATACCATTTGACAGCTTTGAAAATTACAATGTAGTAATTGTAGGTCCTCCTGTTATGATGCACTTTGCCGCTTTAGAATGTTTAAAGAACGGTGTAGCAGAAGATAAAATCTGGTTATCTTTTGAAAGGAAAATGTCTTGTGGCGTCGGCAAGTGTGGCCATTGCAAGATAAATGAGACATATGTTTGTCTGGAAGGGCCTGTCTTTAATTATACTAAAGCAAAAAATCTGTTGGATTAA
- the asrA gene encoding anaerobic sulfite reductase subunit AsrA, which produces MSYCVNIKRMNEILKELQKEYKVYAPVRFEKRGRYSDTDLIRYAEINSIEDVVYDEKSDFSPKEVIYPITQALFYFTEYEYMESKVDDKKILIFARPCDINGFRRLDTIFLKNGGTEDIYYKRLREKVKFILMECKEGGWDSCFCVSMGSNKTDDYSLAVRFGDDKILVEIKDDEFTNLFADEREVEFTPEFVTSNPTKVNIPEIDSHELLEKIYDLDMWKSYNSRCISCGACTAVCITCSCFNTLDVIYTENGKVGERRRVQASCMHEDFTTMAGGLSFRKTAGERMRFRTLHKIYDYKLRFKDEYMCVGCGRCDERCPELISFPATINRLYDEVEKLKKAETTNKDIR; this is translated from the coding sequence ATGAGTTATTGTGTAAACATTAAAAGGATGAATGAAATCTTAAAAGAATTGCAAAAAGAGTATAAGGTATATGCTCCTGTCCGCTTTGAAAAGCGTGGTCGTTATTCAGACACTGATTTGATTCGATATGCAGAAATTAACTCAATTGAGGATGTAGTCTACGATGAGAAATCAGATTTTTCACCAAAAGAAGTGATTTATCCGATTACCCAGGCGCTATTCTACTTTACCGAATATGAATATATGGAAAGCAAGGTAGATGACAAAAAGATTCTGATATTTGCACGCCCCTGTGATATAAATGGCTTTAGACGACTTGATACTATCTTTCTCAAAAACGGAGGAACAGAAGATATTTACTACAAGCGTTTACGGGAAAAAGTAAAGTTTATTTTAATGGAATGCAAAGAAGGAGGTTGGGATAGTTGTTTCTGCGTCTCAATGGGTTCCAATAAAACCGACGACTACAGTTTAGCAGTTAGATTTGGCGATGATAAGATATTGGTAGAAATAAAAGACGATGAATTTACCAATTTATTTGCCGATGAAAGAGAAGTAGAATTTACCCCTGAATTCGTTACCTCTAACCCGACAAAAGTTAACATCCCTGAAATTGATAGCCATGAATTATTAGAAAAAATTTATGATCTCGATATGTGGAAAAGTTATAATTCAAGATGTATAAGCTGTGGAGCCTGTACCGCTGTGTGCATAACCTGCAGCTGTTTTAACACATTAGACGTAATATACACAGAAAACGGAAAAGTTGGTGAGAGGAGAAGGGTTCAGGCTAGCTGTATGCACGAAGATTTCACGACAATGGCAGGTGGACTGAGTTTCAGGAAAACCGCGGGAGAGCGGATGAGGTTCAGAACTCTGCATAAAATTTATGACTATAAACTTCGTTTCAAAGACGAGTACATGTGTGTAGGATGCGGGCGATGTGATGAAAGATGTCCTGAACTAATATCTTTTCCGGCTACCATTAATCGCCTGTATGATGAAGTGGAAAAACTCAAAAAAGCGGAGACAACAAATAAAGATATAAGGTAA
- a CDS encoding selenium metabolism-associated LysR family transcriptional regulator: MTLRDIEIFVTVCELKSMSAAAKKLYMSQPAISQAISQMEGELQVRLFDRIGRNLSLTYAGEILYSYGKRILNLVKEAESTLDDVKNMRMGRLRVGTSTTVGIYLLPEIIGEFRKKFSIDVYFTIGNTAEIEKLIFNNSIDLGIVEGPVHSRDIVVTPYIDDELYLVCSKSHRWAEKKSISPAEIENEDIIMREKGSGTREIFEETMARNNVRYRIKYVLNNTEAIKKAVEANIGVSVISRLAVKKEIRGGRLVKVDIENIRFERKFSIIYHKDKFKSNLFEEFIKHLYNYSIR; the protein is encoded by the coding sequence GTGACCCTCAGGGATATAGAGATTTTCGTAACCGTTTGCGAGTTAAAGAGCATGTCTGCTGCCGCAAAAAAACTTTATATGTCCCAACCTGCTATCAGCCAGGCCATATCGCAGATGGAGGGAGAACTCCAAGTTAGACTCTTTGACAGGATAGGTAGGAATCTCAGTCTCACGTATGCTGGGGAAATCCTGTATAGTTACGGAAAGCGGATACTCAATCTTGTCAAGGAAGCAGAGAGTACTCTTGATGATGTGAAGAACATGAGGATGGGAAGGCTGAGAGTGGGAACCAGTACAACGGTGGGAATTTACCTGCTACCGGAGATAATCGGCGAGTTCAGGAAAAAGTTCAGTATCGACGTCTACTTTACGATTGGCAACACGGCAGAGATAGAAAAGCTGATATTTAACAATTCTATAGACCTTGGCATTGTCGAAGGTCCGGTCCATTCAAGGGACATTGTTGTAACACCCTATATAGATGATGAGCTATATCTTGTATGCTCAAAAAGCCACAGGTGGGCAGAGAAAAAAAGCATCAGCCCCGCAGAGATTGAAAATGAGGATATAATCATGCGAGAAAAGGGAAGTGGGACGAGGGAGATCTTTGAGGAGACCATGGCGAGAAATAACGTGAGGTACAGAATAAAATACGTTCTTAACAATACGGAGGCCATAAAAAAGGCCGTCGAAGCTAATATAGGCGTTTCGGTCATATCCAGGCTGGCCGTGAAAAAGGAGATAAGAGGCGGTAGGCTCGTAAAAGTTGACATTGAAAATATAAGGTTTGAAAGGAAGTTTAGCATCATTTATCATAAAGATAAGTTCAAGTCGAATCTGTTCGAAGAGTTTATAAAACACCTTTATAATTACAGCATAAGGTAG
- a CDS encoding LemA family protein yields MKNPLIITLIVLAVIAVLVFGTIYGTYNQLVALDENVNSKWSQIDNQLQRRADLIPNLVETVKGYAAHEKEIFDSVNKAREKLLSANTVAEKAASNDELNTALGRLLAIAENYPNLKADANFRQLSDELAGTENRIAVARMDYNNAVQAYNTKIRSFPTSIIANMFGFKEREYFKADEAAKTVPKVDFSK; encoded by the coding sequence GTGAAAAATCCGCTAATTATTACATTGATTGTTTTGGCTGTAATAGCTGTATTAGTATTTGGGACAATTTATGGAACTTATAACCAATTAGTGGCGTTAGATGAAAATGTAAATAGTAAATGGAGTCAGATTGATAATCAGCTTCAAAGAAGGGCTGATTTAATTCCTAATTTAGTAGAGACTGTTAAAGGATATGCAGCACATGAAAAAGAGATTTTTGATAGTGTAAATAAAGCGAGAGAAAAACTTTTAAGTGCCAACACTGTTGCTGAAAAAGCAGCTTCAAATGATGAATTAAATACAGCATTGGGAAGGCTTCTTGCTATTGCAGAAAATTATCCTAATTTAAAAGCTGATGCAAATTTCAGGCAGTTAAGCGATGAACTAGCAGGAACTGAAAACAGAATAGCTGTAGCGAGAATGGATTATAACAATGCTGTTCAAGCTTATAACACCAAGATAAGGTCTTTTCCAACCTCTATCATCGCCAATATGTTTGGGTTTAAGGAAAGAGAATATTTTAAAGCAGATGAAGCAGCAAAGACTGTGCCTAAAGTAGATTTTTCCAAATAA